A window of Fusobacterium sp. SYSU M8D902 contains these coding sequences:
- a CDS encoding ABC transporter ATP-binding protein — protein MEILKIENLSVCIKEKKILNSINLILEEGRVLGIVGKSGSGKTTLISSILNILDKKWSIEGKLELNIDKVALIPQDFNSAFNPLMKIKSHLYELMENISYSEKKSKAIKILKRVKINNPETVLNLYPYELSGGMLQRINIAFALLMESKLIIADEFTSSLDTITQNEILKLLYDIQKKEKKTMIVISHDLKVISDLSDDICVMKNGEIVEYGRKDEVLFSPKNEYTKKLLHNKFLKNDLNLEKLDKKILLSVENLYKSYGDKEVLKDINFKILEDSSIGIIGESGNGKTTLAKVLVGLEKQDRGEIYLYNKLLNKEFFKNNRNMIQIIFQNSVGALNPYRKIKNILGDVTKDIDKISKILLEVGLEKESLEKYPKQFSGGQVQRICIARALLSEPKLLILDEPTSSLDKSTQIQILNLLKKIKVEKNISYLIISHNLEVIESLCDSILVIYRGEIIERIKNSDEITITNEYTQKLFSLAK, from the coding sequence ATGGAAATATTAAAAATAGAAAATTTATCTGTGTGTATAAAAGAGAAAAAAATACTTAACTCAATAAATTTAATATTGGAAGAGGGACGGGTTTTAGGAATTGTTGGAAAAAGTGGAAGTGGAAAAACGACATTGATTTCTAGTATACTAAATATTCTTGATAAGAAGTGGAGTATAGAGGGAAAATTAGAATTAAATATTGATAAAGTAGCTTTAATCCCACAAGATTTTAATTCTGCTTTCAATCCTTTAATGAAGATAAAAAGCCATTTATATGAATTAATGGAAAATATTTCATATAGTGAAAAAAAGAGTAAAGCTATAAAAATTTTAAAAAGAGTAAAGATAAATAATCCTGAAACAGTTTTAAATTTATATCCTTATGAGCTGAGTGGAGGAATGTTGCAGAGAATAAATATTGCTTTTGCTCTACTTATGGAAAGTAAACTCATAATAGCTGATGAATTTACTAGCAGTTTAGATACAATTACACAAAATGAGATTTTAAAACTTCTTTATGATATACAGAAAAAAGAGAAAAAAACAATGATAGTAATATCTCATGACTTAAAAGTTATTTCAGATTTATCTGATGATATCTGTGTAATGAAAAATGGAGAAATAGTAGAATATGGGAGAAAAGATGAGGTTCTCTTTTCTCCTAAAAATGAATATACAAAAAAATTACTACATAATAAATTTTTAAAAAATGATTTAAATTTAGAGAAATTAGATAAAAAGATACTTTTATCAGTAGAAAATCTTTATAAAAGTTATGGAGATAAAGAGGTACTCAAAGATATAAATTTTAAAATCTTAGAGGATAGTAGTATTGGAATAATAGGTGAGAGTGGAAATGGTAAAACTACGTTGGCTAAGGTGCTTGTAGGACTAGAAAAACAAGATAGAGGAGAGATATATCTATATAATAAGCTTTTGAATAAAGAGTTTTTTAAAAATAATAGAAATATGATACAAATAATATTCCAAAATAGTGTAGGAGCATTGAATCCGTATAGAAAAATTAAAAATATTTTGGGAGATGTTACAAAAGATATTGATAAAATTAGTAAAATTTTATTAGAAGTTGGCCTAGAAAAAGAGAGCTTAGAAAAATATCCAAAGCAATTTAGTGGTGGACAGGTACAGAGAATATGTATAGCGAGAGCGTTGCTGTCAGAACCTAAATTGTTAATTTTAGATGAGCCTACAAGTAGCCTAGATAAATCTACTCAAATCCAAATTCTAAATCTCTTAAAAAAGATAAAGGTTGAAAAAAATATATCCTATTTAATAATTTCACATAATTTAGAAGTTATCGAATCTCTCTGTGATTCAATTTTAGTGATATATAGAGGAGAGATAATAGAAAGAATTAAAAATTCTGATGAAATTACTATAACAAATGAATACACTCAAAAATTATTTTCATTAGCTAAATAA
- a CDS encoding pyridoxal phosphate-dependent aminotransferase, producing the protein MKISNRALEMNFSPIRKLIPLADEAEKRGIKVYRLNIGQPNIVTPDSFFEGLNNYKEKIVTYSDSKGILKLRESFVKSYKLSGIDIDEEDILITQGGSEAILFVLMAICNEGDEVLIPEPFYSNYSSFSTFAGAKVRAIPTTIENSFHLPTQEEIEKLITPKTRAIMFSNPVNPTGTVYTKEEILMIGEIAKKHNLYIIADEVYRQFVYDNIDYTSIMKMDDLKDRVILVDSISKHYSACGARIGLIASKNHELMNYILKFCQARLCVSTIEQHAAANLINTMDSYLEDVKLKYKSRRDLLFGYLQKIPGVVCSKPEGAFYIFAKLPIDNAEKFAKWLLTDYSYDGKTILIAPGPGFYQTEGRGEQEVRFSFCTNIDDIENAMIVLRRALEEYNKKNIDN; encoded by the coding sequence ATGAAAATATCAAATAGAGCTTTAGAGATGAATTTTTCTCCAATAAGAAAATTAATTCCTCTTGCTGATGAAGCAGAGAAAAGGGGAATCAAAGTATATAGACTAAATATAGGACAACCTAATATAGTTACTCCAGATTCTTTTTTTGAAGGATTAAATAATTATAAAGAGAAAATAGTTACATACTCAGATTCAAAGGGGATATTAAAATTAAGGGAGAGTTTTGTAAAAAGTTATAAACTTAGTGGAATAGACATTGATGAAGAGGATATATTGATAACTCAGGGTGGAAGTGAAGCTATATTATTTGTTTTAATGGCTATTTGTAATGAGGGAGATGAGGTATTAATACCTGAACCTTTTTACTCTAACTATTCGAGTTTCTCTACATTTGCAGGAGCAAAGGTTAGAGCTATACCCACAACAATAGAGAATAGTTTTCATTTACCAACTCAAGAGGAAATTGAAAAATTAATAACACCAAAAACAAGAGCAATTATGTTTTCTAATCCTGTCAATCCAACAGGAACTGTATATACAAAAGAAGAGATTCTAATGATAGGAGAGATAGCTAAAAAACATAATTTATATATAATAGCTGATGAAGTTTATAGGCAGTTTGTCTATGATAATATAGATTATACTTCAATTATGAAGATGGATGATCTAAAGGATAGAGTTATACTAGTTGATAGTATTTCAAAACATTATAGTGCTTGTGGTGCGAGAATTGGACTTATTGCTAGTAAAAACCATGAGCTTATGAACTATATTTTGAAGTTTTGTCAAGCTAGACTTTGTGTTTCAACTATAGAACAACATGCTGCTGCAAATCTTATCAATACAATGGATAGCTACTTGGAAGATGTTAAATTAAAATACAAGAGTAGGAGAGATCTTCTATTTGGATATTTACAAAAAATTCCAGGTGTAGTGTGTTCAAAACCTGAGGGAGCTTTCTATATCTTTGCTAAACTTCCTATTGATAATGCAGAGAAGTTTGCTAAATGGTTATTGACTGATTATTCCTATGATGGTAAAACTATTCTCATAGCACCAGGGCCAGGATTCTATCAAACAGAGGGAAGAGGAGAACAAGAGGTAAGATTCTCATTCTGTACTAATATTGATGATATAGAGAATGCAATGATAGTCCTAAGAAGAGCTTTGGAAGAATATAACAAAAAAAATATTGACAATTAA
- a CDS encoding dicarboxylate/amino acid:cation symporter has translation MKKNTNTLAIKMSIALVLGILAGFLCIFLRERLGVNSPTWKFINFLLFQDISAKGGEKALGLFYIVGQLFINSLQLVIIPMVYTSITLAICHISDTRKLGRISYKTLGFFLVSSIFALILAGFVGMALNLSGAFNIHIESGVNVVAGKTGSNPLLMLIQMVPNNIFAAFSQNGGVLATVFLAVSTGLCINSLGENSKYVKGFLQEINDIVIKFLTFVINVFGPIAIFVLLTRTFAAYGVEHLKPALIYVVSTTITLFLFLIFGYSILIAVSTKLNPLPFVKKAAKVALFGFSTSSSAATLPLNKKTTVEELGVNSDIASFVLPLGMTTNMNGTAIMQVIAAVFVATTAGYDLGLSNIFIIGILALIASVGTPAAPGAGAIVLFTILSGLGYVNDTAILTYSLILAINRPIEMLVTSLNVIGDSAASIYVAKSEHMLDEDVYNK, from the coding sequence ATGAAAAAAAATACTAATACACTTGCTATTAAGATGAGTATAGCTTTGGTGTTAGGTATACTTGCTGGATTTTTATGTATTTTTTTAAGAGAGAGATTGGGAGTAAATAGTCCAACTTGGAAATTTATAAACTTTTTACTATTCCAAGACATTAGTGCTAAGGGTGGAGAAAAAGCTTTAGGACTTTTCTATATAGTGGGACAACTTTTCATAAATTCGTTACAACTTGTAATTATACCAATGGTATATACTTCAATAACACTTGCAATATGTCATATAAGTGACACTAGAAAATTGGGACGTATTTCATATAAAACATTGGGATTCTTCTTAGTTTCATCTATATTTGCTTTAATCTTAGCTGGATTTGTAGGAATGGCTTTAAATCTATCAGGGGCATTTAATATTCACATAGAGTCAGGAGTAAATGTTGTAGCTGGTAAAACTGGAAGTAATCCATTGCTTATGTTAATTCAAATGGTTCCAAACAATATATTTGCTGCCTTTTCTCAAAATGGTGGAGTTCTAGCAACTGTTTTCTTGGCAGTTTCTACTGGATTATGTATAAACTCTCTAGGAGAAAATTCTAAATATGTAAAAGGGTTTTTACAAGAGATAAATGATATTGTAATTAAATTTTTAACATTTGTTATCAATGTTTTTGGACCAATAGCAATATTTGTACTATTGACAAGAACATTTGCTGCATATGGAGTAGAGCATTTAAAACCTGCTTTAATATATGTTGTATCTACAACTATTACACTATTTTTATTCCTTATATTTGGATATTCAATATTAATAGCAGTTTCTACTAAATTAAATCCATTACCTTTTGTAAAAAAAGCAGCAAAAGTAGCTTTATTTGGATTCTCAACATCTTCAAGTGCTGCTACATTACCATTAAATAAGAAAACAACAGTAGAGGAATTAGGAGTAAATAGCGATATAGCCTCTTTCGTTCTTCCTTTAGGAATGACAACAAATATGAATGGAACAGCTATAATGCAAGTTATTGCAGCTGTTTTCGTAGCAACTACAGCTGGATATGATCTAGGGCTATCAAATATATTTATTATTGGAATTTTAGCTCTTATAGCTTCAGTTGGAACACCTGCTGCACCAGGGGCAGGAGCAATAGTGTTATTTACAATCTTATCAGGACTTGGATATGTAAATGATACTGCTATATTGACATACTCATTGATACTTGCTATTAATAGACCAATTGAGATGTTAGTAACTTCTCTAAATGTAATTGGAGATAGTGCTGCAAGTATATATGTAGCTAAGAGTGAGCATATGTTAGATGAAGATGTATATAATAAATAG